In Chryseobacterium gleum, a single genomic region encodes these proteins:
- a CDS encoding transglutaminase family protein: MRNSTISIILLYFSTGLSAQIPNLPTGPSASTSPIQNYSEISFRNNSTSKNTVSIPSVNNSSRKSEIERRNWEMQQNDFKIVEKENREKEQKQFEQKVNNLEISGYNLPSLSANSGTNFYYDALSQLNNLDQSNYSLAEANFIVENAYSERKLHYSNFKANISKIASQVLQKMKSGKVTPVDNTLKNIALFKHFSKNYKYDFDDFMGKKEWNKMFVSKLLKTGKGQCHSMPLLYLMVAESIGADASLAMAPNHTYIRFKDDDNQWQNIELTNGILSTNAMILESGYIGSEALLNDVYMNSLSKKQLMSLLYADLANGYIHKYGMDEFVGKALDKSLELYPNNMYANLLKSMYQQARFEYVAAELGIQNVENPAELENIKYFPKGLELLKETKMQFNNIDQLGFKFMPDGAYSEWLSNMNREANKQRSEELAEKIRLTNLEKQRKKKEEEQKKLEEERRKAKEKKREEEKNKPKPLLT, translated from the coding sequence ATGCGAAACAGTACAATTTCTATTATACTGCTGTATTTTAGTACAGGATTATCCGCTCAGATTCCAAATCTGCCGACAGGACCAAGTGCATCGACTTCCCCAATTCAAAATTATTCTGAAATATCTTTCAGAAACAATTCTACGTCAAAAAATACGGTATCCATTCCCTCAGTTAATAATTCTTCAAGAAAGTCAGAAATTGAAAGAAGAAACTGGGAAATGCAGCAAAACGATTTTAAAATCGTAGAGAAAGAAAATCGAGAGAAAGAGCAAAAACAGTTTGAACAAAAAGTAAATAATCTAGAAATTTCCGGTTATAATCTGCCATCACTATCAGCTAATTCAGGAACTAACTTCTATTATGATGCCTTGTCTCAACTTAATAATTTAGATCAAAGCAATTATTCATTAGCTGAAGCGAATTTCATTGTTGAAAATGCTTATTCTGAAAGGAAGCTACACTATTCTAATTTCAAAGCCAACATTTCAAAAATAGCTTCTCAGGTTTTGCAAAAAATGAAATCCGGAAAGGTGACCCCAGTCGATAATACTCTGAAAAACATTGCTTTGTTTAAGCATTTCTCAAAGAATTACAAATATGATTTTGATGATTTTATGGGAAAGAAAGAATGGAACAAAATGTTTGTTTCCAAATTACTAAAAACAGGAAAAGGACAATGTCACTCAATGCCTCTACTTTATTTGATGGTAGCAGAATCAATCGGGGCAGATGCTTCATTGGCTATGGCTCCCAATCATACGTATATCCGTTTCAAAGACGATGATAATCAATGGCAGAATATAGAATTGACTAATGGAATCCTTAGTACAAATGCTATGATTTTAGAATCCGGTTACATTGGCTCCGAAGCCTTACTGAATGATGTCTATATGAATAGTTTAAGTAAAAAACAGCTTATGTCATTGTTATATGCAGACTTAGCCAATGGCTATATTCATAAGTACGGAATGGATGAATTTGTCGGAAAAGCATTGGATAAATCTCTTGAACTTTATCCCAATAATATGTATGCTAATTTACTTAAATCAATGTATCAGCAGGCGCGATTTGAATATGTAGCAGCAGAATTAGGAATTCAAAATGTAGAAAATCCTGCAGAACTTGAAAATATAAAATATTTCCCGAAAGGTCTGGAACTTTTAAAAGAAACAAAGATGCAGTTCAACAATATCGACCAGCTCGGATTCAAATTTATGCCAGATGGAGCTTATTCAGAATGGTTGAGCAATATGAACCGTGAAGCCAACAAACAAAGGAGCGAAGAGCTTG